One Scytonema millei VB511283 genomic window carries:
- a CDS encoding thioredoxin domain-containing protein, with translation MTNRLAQTQSLYLRKHAENPIDWWFWCDEALAKAKAENKPIFLSIGYSSCHWCTVMEGEAFSDLAVAEYLNANFLPIKVDREERPDIDSIYMQALQMMTGQGGWPLNIFLAPEDLVPFYGGTYFPLEPRYGRPGFLQVLQALRRYYDTEKQDLRSRQEAILEAIQQAAILPNTQPLDSELLRQGIETSTGIITGGDYGTKFPMIPYADLALRGWRFYPVWKDNFRYNLPESCTQRGIDLALGGIYDHVGGGFHRYTVDPTWTVPHFEKMLYDNGQIVEYLANLWSAGVREPAFERAIALSVKWLEREMTAPEGCFYAAQDADSFIHPEEAEPEEGAFYVWSYSELENILTSEELTAIQVEFTVTPQGNFEGKNVLQRCQIGSLSETVESALKKLFQVRYGSTVEELEIFSPARNNQEAKNQTWAGRIPAVTDTKMIVAWNSLMISGLARAAVVFQQDDYLDLAVRAANFILENQWVDGRFHRLNYDGKAAVMAQSEDYAQFIKALLDLHQAELGSRESGVGSRESAVSLTPHSSLLAPHNWLEKAIAVQAEFDEFLWSVELGGYFNTAKDASQELIVRERSYTDNATPAANGVAIANLVRLALLTEDLTYLDRAEQGLQAFSSAMHQHPQACPSLFTAFDWYSHCTTIRTSKAQIETFLSQYLPAVVLTQADNLPDSSVGLVCKGLTCLAPAETLEKMQEQIQQSQMRTL, from the coding sequence AAGCTTTTTCCGATCTTGCCGTGGCAGAATACTTGAATGCTAACTTTTTGCCAATCAAGGTAGACCGAGAAGAACGTCCCGATATTGACAGTATCTACATGCAAGCCTTGCAGATGATGACTGGTCAAGGAGGTTGGCCTTTAAATATCTTTCTCGCACCGGAAGATTTAGTCCCGTTCTATGGTGGAACTTATTTTCCCTTAGAACCGCGCTACGGTAGACCAGGATTTTTACAAGTTTTGCAAGCGCTGCGCCGTTATTACGATACCGAAAAACAGGACTTGCGATCGCGCCAGGAAGCGATTCTTGAAGCTATTCAACAAGCGGCTATTCTCCCCAATACCCAGCCTTTAGATAGCGAACTGTTGCGCCAAGGAATTGAAACTAGTACGGGAATTATTACAGGTGGCGACTACGGAACTAAGTTTCCCATGATTCCCTATGCTGACTTGGCTTTACGGGGGTGGCGTTTCTATCCTGTCTGGAAAGATAATTTTCGCTACAATCTCCCAGAGTCTTGTACTCAGCGGGGTATCGATCTAGCGTTGGGTGGAATTTACGACCATGTTGGGGGTGGTTTCCATCGCTACACCGTCGATCCAACTTGGACAGTCCCTCACTTTGAAAAGATGCTCTACGATAATGGGCAAATTGTCGAGTATTTAGCAAATTTGTGGAGTGCGGGAGTACGAGAACCAGCTTTTGAAAGGGCGATCGCGCTGAGTGTAAAATGGTTGGAACGAGAAATGACGGCTCCTGAAGGTTGTTTTTATGCCGCTCAGGATGCTGATAGTTTTATACACCCAGAAGAGGCAGAGCCAGAGGAAGGAGCGTTTTACGTTTGGAGTTACAGCGAATTAGAAAATATCCTGACTTCAGAAGAATTAACTGCAATCCAAGTAGAATTTACCGTCACTCCCCAAGGCAATTTTGAAGGCAAAAATGTTTTGCAACGCTGTCAAATTGGTAGTTTAAGCGAGACAGTAGAATCAGCTTTGAAAAAACTATTTCAAGTGCGTTATGGTTCTACAGTTGAAGAATTAGAAATTTTTTCACCTGCTAGGAATAACCAAGAAGCAAAAAATCAGACTTGGGCGGGGAGAATTCCTGCTGTCACCGATACCAAAATGATTGTTGCCTGGAATAGTTTGATGATTTCAGGTTTAGCAAGAGCTGCTGTCGTATTCCAACAAGATGATTATTTAGATTTGGCTGTTCGTGCAGCAAATTTCATTTTAGAAAATCAGTGGGTAGATGGGCGGTTTCATCGCCTGAATTATGATGGTAAGGCTGCTGTCATGGCGCAGTCGGAAGATTACGCCCAATTTATTAAAGCATTGTTGGATTTACATCAGGCTGAACTAGGGAGTCGGGAGTCGGGAGTCGGGAGTCGGGAAAGTGCTGTTTCCCTCACTCCTCACTCCTCACTCCTCGCCCCTCACAATTGGTTAGAAAAAGCGATCGCAGTTCAAGCAGAGTTTGATGAATTTTTGTGGAGTGTAGAACTAGGAGGTTATTTCAATACCGCTAAAGATGCGAGTCAGGAGTTAATTGTTAGAGAACGCAGCTACACGGATAATGCGACTCCGGCGGCGAATGGAGTGGCGATCGCTAATCTCGTACGGTTAGCTTTGCTGACAGAAGATCTTACCTATCTCGATCGCGCCGAGCAAGGTTTACAGGCTTTTAGTAGCGCTATGCATCAACACCCACAAGCTTGTCCCAGTTTATTCACTGCTTTTGATTGGTATTCTCACTGTACGACGATTCGGACTTCAAAAGCGCAAATTGAGACATTTTTAAGTCAATATCTTCCTGCTGTCGTGCTGACCCAAGCAGATAACTTACCGGATTCCAGTGTTGGGTTAGTGTGTAAAGGTTTGACTTGTCTTGCACCTGCTGAAACTCTAGAAAAGATGCAGGAACAGATTCAGCAAAGTCAGATGAGGACGCTTTAG
- a CDS encoding DNA polymerase III subunit gamma/tau has protein sequence MSYEPLHHKYRPQTFADLVGQEAIATTLTHAIERQKIAPAYLFTGPRGTGKTSSARILAKSLNCLNSNKPTAQPCGVCVVCQGVAKGATLDVIEIDAASNTGVDNVRELIERAQFAPVQCRYKVYAIDECHMLSTAAFNALLKTLEEPPAHVVFVLATTDPQRVLPTIISRCQRFDFRRIPLDAMIGHLSAIAAKESIDITPEAIHLVASFAQGGLRDAESLLDQLSLFAGVITVERIWDLVGSVAEPDLLEILQAIAQNQPEALLDAVRRIMDRGREPLTLLQNLAGFYRDLLVAKTAPNRNDLIAVTPGTWDALCTQAKAWDISNILVGQQHLAKSEAQIKNTTQPRLWLEVSLLGLLPSASLREQRAGKRAEGEVSSPSEPRSREQLIRSSLSPTPSGVGSRRGGFSESLTDEATNLGSKPARTEVGSEQAEAQRCRVAEGEKRAGGVGEAGEAGGEKTTVNCQPSTNNQQPTTNNQESSIPTSEFQTPNSSNEEVWLQVLACLQPHSTQALLKQMGRLIQFEAGIARIGMKSPAWRDRAKAYVPNIKAAFLSAFGQEVQVQLELATMSKEVRETTLTVAKIVPANSIALETKNNHTNGTAPAIEKPIGIGVTQPDAPVSSTQPATSFQDGTAKTPLSAAATGDPVAPMTSTPVGQLEISEFDIVVQRFAKSFNGEAIGDSTEFTSSTDISSISSATVPEWEDSDTAEDSDLDF, from the coding sequence ATGTCTTACGAGCCGCTACACCATAAATATCGCCCTCAGACTTTTGCCGATTTGGTAGGTCAAGAGGCGATCGCGACTACATTAACTCATGCGATCGAGCGACAGAAAATCGCCCCTGCCTATTTATTTACGGGTCCGAGGGGGACGGGAAAAACTTCTAGCGCTCGGATTTTAGCAAAATCGCTGAACTGCCTCAATAGCAACAAACCAACAGCTCAACCCTGCGGTGTCTGTGTCGTGTGTCAAGGAGTTGCTAAAGGTGCGACTCTAGATGTGATTGAAATCGATGCTGCCAGTAACACGGGGGTAGATAATGTTAGAGAATTGATCGAACGCGCCCAATTTGCCCCCGTCCAGTGTCGTTACAAAGTGTACGCGATCGACGAATGCCACATGCTCAGTACGGCGGCGTTTAATGCCCTACTAAAAACATTAGAGGAGCCGCCAGCACATGTCGTATTTGTCCTAGCTACCACCGATCCCCAACGAGTCTTACCAACAATTATTTCGCGCTGCCAAAGGTTTGATTTTCGCCGCATTCCTCTAGACGCGATGATAGGGCATTTAAGCGCGATCGCAGCTAAAGAAAGCATTGATATTACCCCAGAAGCCATACATTTAGTTGCATCCTTTGCGCAGGGAGGGTTGCGGGATGCCGAAAGTTTACTCGATCAGTTGAGCTTATTCGCTGGGGTCATAACTGTAGAGCGAATTTGGGATTTAGTTGGTTCTGTAGCCGAGCCGGACTTGCTAGAAATTTTACAGGCGATCGCACAGAACCAACCAGAAGCATTGCTCGATGCCGTGCGTCGAATTATGGATCGGGGTAGAGAACCGTTGACGCTGCTGCAAAACTTGGCAGGTTTCTATCGCGATTTGCTTGTGGCTAAAACCGCTCCCAACCGTAACGATCTCATCGCCGTTACTCCTGGAACATGGGATGCGCTTTGCACGCAAGCTAAAGCTTGGGATATTTCTAATATCTTGGTAGGACAACAGCACTTAGCTAAAAGTGAAGCCCAAATCAAAAATACAACCCAGCCCCGCTTATGGCTAGAAGTCAGCTTATTGGGATTGTTGCCATCTGCTTCACTTAGGGAGCAGAGAGCAGGGAAGCGGGCAGAGGGCGAGGTTTCCTCGCCATCGGAGCCGCGTAGCAGGGAGCAGTTAATCAGATCGTCGCTTTCTCCTACACCTTCGGGAGTCGGGAGTCGTAGAGGCGGGTTTAGCGAAAGCTTGACAGATGAGGCAACAAACCTTGGTTCAAAACCCGCCCGTACAGAAGTTGGGAGCGAGCAAGCAGAGGCGCAGAGGTGCAGAGTTGCAGAAGGAGAGAAGAGAGCTGGGGGAGTTGGGGAGGCTGGGGAAGCTGGGGGAGAAAAAACAACCGTCAACTGTCAACCGTCAACCAACAACCAACAACCAACAACCAACAACCAAGAATCCTCAATTCCGACTTCCGAATTCCAAACTCCAAATTCTTCTAATGAGGAAGTTTGGCTTCAGGTACTTGCTTGCTTGCAACCGCACTCGACTCAAGCATTGCTCAAGCAAATGGGACGATTAATTCAATTTGAAGCTGGTATTGCCCGGATTGGCATGAAATCTCCAGCTTGGCGCGATCGCGCTAAGGCTTACGTGCCAAATATTAAAGCTGCTTTTCTCTCGGCATTCGGACAAGAAGTCCAGGTACAGCTAGAATTAGCCACAATGTCGAAGGAGGTTCGCGAAACAACCTTGACTGTAGCTAAGATTGTTCCAGCTAATAGTATCGCACTTGAAACGAAAAACAATCATACGAATGGCACTGCTCCCGCGATCGAGAAACCGATTGGTATAGGTGTAACTCAGCCAGATGCTCCAGTTTCAAGCACCCAACCAGCAACCTCTTTTCAAGATGGCACTGCTAAAACACCACTCTCAGCAGCCGCAACTGGAGATCCGGTAGCTCCCATGACTTCCACTCCAGTCGGACAACTGGAAATTAGCGAGTTTGATATTGTAGTTCAACGCTTTGCTAAATCTTTCAATGGTGAGGCGATCGGTGACAGTACAGAATTTACGTCGTCTACAGACATAAGCAGTATCTCATCTGCCACCGTTCCAGAGTGGGAAGATAGTGATACTGCCGAAGACTCCGATCTTGATTTTTGA
- a CDS encoding glycosyltransferase has translation MPANSWSENDSYDELDALSAFLSDLSDAEESVETLPATSLPSLFQGRRRKAAVVLVTIWSSTIALHLVSWGAWFVLGLTTLFGIHALRIVLARPRQQAELVSDEALATAPFISLLVAAKNEEAVIGNLVKILCNQDYPNDKYEVWVIDDDSTDNTPKILSQLEQEYDCLRVLHRQTGATGGKSGALNQVLPLTKGEILAVFDADARVTPDLLKQVLPLFAEKKVGAVQVRKAIANASENFWTLGQQAEMALDAYVQQQRLAVGGLGELRGNGQFVRRAALQHCGGWNEETITDDLDLTFRLHLDRWEIEFLPYPAVQEEGVTTALALWHQRNRWAEGGYQRYLDYWRPILSNRMGTQKTFDMFMYLLIQYLLPAAQVPDLFMAIARNRLPVFSPLTGLAMSMSMLWMYQGLKRFHPDGKLRLSTLLMVLLQTMRGTIYMFHWLVVMPSITARMSVRPKRLKWVKTVHRGKS, from the coding sequence ATGCCAGCCAATTCATGGTCTGAAAATGATTCATATGACGAACTAGACGCACTGAGCGCTTTCTTGTCAGACCTGTCAGATGCAGAAGAATCTGTAGAAACGTTGCCAGCAACGTCGCTGCCATCTCTGTTCCAAGGTCGCAGGCGCAAAGCCGCAGTTGTTTTAGTTACGATCTGGAGCAGTACTATTGCCCTGCATTTAGTTTCTTGGGGAGCATGGTTTGTACTTGGTCTAACTACGTTGTTTGGGATTCATGCCCTGCGGATAGTCTTAGCTCGACCGCGCCAGCAGGCAGAATTAGTTAGTGATGAAGCACTGGCAACGGCTCCTTTTATTTCCCTGCTTGTGGCAGCCAAGAACGAAGAAGCAGTAATCGGCAATCTTGTCAAGATACTTTGCAATCAAGATTATCCAAATGACAAGTACGAAGTTTGGGTGATAGACGATGATAGCACCGACAACACGCCAAAAATACTATCACAACTGGAGCAGGAATACGACTGCTTGAGAGTATTGCATCGCCAGACTGGAGCGACTGGTGGCAAGTCAGGAGCGCTAAATCAAGTCTTGCCGCTGACGAAAGGCGAAATTTTGGCAGTATTCGATGCTGATGCTCGCGTGACTCCCGACCTACTCAAACAAGTTCTACCTCTATTTGCAGAAAAAAAGGTAGGAGCCGTACAGGTACGCAAAGCGATCGCCAATGCCAGCGAAAATTTCTGGACGCTAGGACAGCAAGCTGAAATGGCTTTGGATGCCTACGTGCAGCAGCAACGACTGGCAGTCGGCGGATTAGGTGAACTACGGGGGAACGGTCAATTCGTCCGTCGTGCGGCTTTACAGCACTGCGGTGGCTGGAATGAGGAGACAATCACCGATGACCTCGATTTGACATTCCGCTTGCACTTAGATCGGTGGGAGATTGAGTTCCTACCTTATCCAGCAGTGCAGGAAGAAGGTGTAACGACAGCACTTGCCCTATGGCATCAGCGTAATCGTTGGGCAGAAGGCGGCTATCAGCGATACTTAGACTACTGGCGACCGATCCTGAGCAACCGCATGGGAACGCAAAAAACCTTTGACATGTTCATGTATCTGCTGATTCAGTACTTATTACCCGCTGCCCAGGTTCCCGACTTATTCATGGCGATCGCTCGTAATCGTTTGCCTGTGTTTAGCCCGCTGACAGGTTTAGCCATGTCAATGTCTATGTTGTGGATGTATCAAGGGCTAAAGCGGTTTCATCCAGATGGAAAGCTGCGTTTATCAACGCTGTTGATGGTGCTACTTCAAACCATGCGCGGTACTATTTATATGTTTCACTGGTTAGTGGTGATGCCTAGTATCACTGCGAGAATGTCAGTCCGCCCCAAACGATTGAAATGGGTTAAAACTGTTCATCGGGGTAAGAGTTAG
- the cbiD gene encoding cobalt-precorrin-5B (C(1))-methyltransferase CbiD: MSPRSGYTLPVFACAAAVAALQQIKHGRSLDRVSIDLLEPPEIVEIAIEQVAELKPGIALAITSSDPGDNLDITRNTPIWALVELGVEIVGAGLAKDSQPKQDLLGRNPPVPESEVGTDSPAITPNLPISKIIGTQDDAPRITIVGGAGIGRIVNDSSIPNSKFRIPNSPTKPAIYAYAQRLLYANLERSLAPGETIEVTIILPEGRKLAERTSNAAFGVVDGLSLLGTTGISQPLSAPGQLDICREQLQTKARQFESLVFCVGENGLDLAPQLGIDRERLVKTANWLGSLLVEAGLQGVKEILLFGYHGKLLKLAGGIFHTHHHLADGRREILTAHCANLGLPTNVLQAIFACPTAEAALEYLRELDVSENSDWVSRVYETIASEIDRRSQEYIYNYSDRQVSVGTVLFDRDRQILVKSETATTILDRLC, from the coding sequence ATGTCACCCCGCTCTGGATACACCTTACCAGTATTCGCTTGTGCTGCGGCTGTAGCAGCTTTACAGCAGATCAAACACGGGCGATCGCTCGATCGTGTTTCAATCGACTTGCTCGAACCACCTGAAATTGTCGAAATTGCGATCGAACAAGTAGCCGAACTTAAGCCAGGGATCGCTTTAGCAATTACCAGTAGCGATCCAGGAGATAATTTGGATATCACGCGAAATACGCCGATCTGGGCATTGGTAGAATTGGGAGTCGAAATTGTAGGGGCGGGTTTAGCAAAAGATTCACAGCCAAAGCAAGATCTCTTGGGTCGAAACCCGCCCGTACCGGAGTCAGAAGTCGGGACAGATTCACCAGCCATCACGCCAAACCTGCCCATTTCAAAGATAATCGGGACGCAGGATGATGCACCCAGAATTACAATCGTTGGCGGCGCAGGAATCGGAAGGATAGTCAATGATTCTTCAATTCCGAATTCCAAATTCCGAATTCCGAATTCTCCTACCAAGCCTGCAATTTACGCCTATGCCCAAAGATTGTTATACGCTAACTTAGAGCGATCGCTCGCCCCAGGGGAAACAATTGAGGTTACAATCATCCTCCCAGAAGGCAGAAAACTTGCAGAGCGTACTTCTAATGCTGCTTTTGGCGTAGTAGATGGACTCTCTTTATTGGGGACGACAGGGATCTCTCAACCTTTGAGCGCCCCAGGACAGTTAGATATCTGTCGCGAACAATTACAAACAAAAGCACGACAGTTTGAGAGTTTAGTTTTTTGTGTGGGAGAAAATGGTCTAGACTTAGCGCCTCAACTGGGGATCGATCGCGAACGGTTAGTTAAAACAGCTAATTGGCTAGGTTCTCTCTTAGTAGAGGCGGGATTGCAGGGAGTCAAAGAAATTTTGTTGTTTGGCTATCATGGCAAGCTGCTGAAACTCGCAGGTGGCATTTTTCATACGCACCACCACCTAGCTGACGGACGGCGCGAGATCCTGACAGCGCACTGTGCCAATCTAGGCTTACCGACAAACGTGCTTCAGGCAATTTTTGCTTGTCCGACAGCAGAAGCCGCGCTGGAATATTTACGGGAATTGGATGTGAGCGAAAACAGCGACTGGGTAAGTCGAGTTTATGAAACGATCGCCTCAGAAATCGATCGACGTTCTCAGGAATATATCTACAACTACAGCGATCGCCAAGTTAGTGTTGGTACAGTTCTGTTTGACCGCGATCGGCAAATTTTAGTCAAAAGCGAAACTGCTACTACCATCCTGGATCGCTTGTGTTAA
- the guaA gene encoding glutamine-hydrolyzing GMP synthase, giving the protein MPPQDASLRRLDRQTIVILDFGSQYSELIARRIRETQVYSEVISYRTSAEQLRLLNPKGIILSGGPNSVYDKGAPQCDPAIWHLGIPILGVCYGMQLMVNQLGGQVVRAERGEYGKAALCIDDPTDLLTNVEDGTTMWMSHGDSCVKLPEGFEILAHTENTSCAAIAEHNTKLYGVQFHPEVVHSIGGLALIRNFVYHICDCEPTWTTAAFVEESVREVRAKVGDKRVLLALSGGVDSSTLAFLLHRAIGDKLTCVFIDQGFMRKHEPERLVKLFREQFHIPVEYVNASDRFLAAIAGVTDPEEKRRRIGHEFISTFEESSKRLGPFDYLAQGTLYPDVIESADTNVDPKTGERVAVKIKSHHNVGGLPKDLRFKLVEPLRKLFKDEVRKVGRAIGLPEEIVQRQPFPGPGLAIRIIGEVTAERLEILRDADLIVRQEINRQGLYNDVWQAFAVLLPIRSVGVMGDQRTYAYPIVLRLVTSEDGMTADWARVPYDLLELISNRIVNEVKGVNRVVYDITSKPPGTIEWE; this is encoded by the coding sequence ATGCCGCCACAGGATGCGTCACTCAGGCGGCTCGATCGGCAAACGATCGTGATTCTTGACTTCGGCTCTCAATATTCGGAATTGATTGCTCGTCGAATTCGCGAGACGCAAGTTTATTCAGAAGTGATCTCCTATCGCACCAGCGCCGAACAACTGCGGCTACTCAATCCCAAAGGAATTATCCTTTCAGGGGGACCCAATTCCGTGTATGACAAAGGCGCTCCGCAGTGCGATCCCGCAATTTGGCATTTGGGTATCCCCATCCTTGGTGTGTGCTATGGAATGCAGCTGATGGTCAATCAGTTAGGCGGACAAGTGGTTCGCGCCGAACGGGGAGAGTATGGTAAAGCAGCCTTGTGTATAGACGATCCTACGGACTTGCTGACCAACGTAGAAGATGGGACGACCATGTGGATGAGCCACGGGGATTCCTGCGTCAAGCTACCGGAAGGGTTTGAAATTCTCGCCCATACAGAAAATACTAGCTGTGCGGCGATCGCCGAACACAATACAAAGCTTTACGGCGTGCAGTTTCATCCAGAAGTCGTCCACTCAATCGGTGGTCTAGCATTAATTCGCAATTTTGTCTACCACATTTGCGACTGCGAACCAACTTGGACGACAGCGGCTTTTGTTGAAGAGTCAGTGCGCGAAGTCCGGGCGAAAGTCGGTGATAAGCGGGTGTTATTGGCGCTTTCGGGTGGTGTAGACTCCTCTACCCTGGCTTTTCTCTTACATCGGGCGATCGGAGACAAACTGACTTGTGTATTCATCGATCAAGGCTTTATGCGCAAGCACGAACCGGAACGGTTGGTGAAGTTGTTTCGAGAACAGTTTCACATTCCGGTAGAGTATGTTAATGCTAGCGATCGCTTTTTAGCGGCGATCGCAGGTGTTACCGATCCCGAAGAAAAACGCCGTCGGATCGGACATGAATTCATTAGCACGTTTGAAGAGAGTTCCAAGCGTCTCGGACCCTTCGACTACCTAGCTCAAGGAACGCTTTACCCAGACGTAATCGAATCTGCCGATACCAACGTCGATCCCAAAACAGGCGAACGTGTCGCAGTGAAGATCAAGAGTCATCACAACGTCGGTGGTTTACCCAAAGACTTGAGATTCAAACTCGTCGAACCCCTCCGCAAACTCTTCAAAGACGAAGTACGTAAAGTCGGACGGGCGATCGGCTTACCGGAAGAAATCGTTCAGCGCCAGCCATTTCCTGGTCCTGGCTTAGCAATTCGGATTATTGGTGAAGTCACAGCCGAACGGTTGGAAATTCTTCGCGATGCAGATCTGATCGTCCGTCAAGAGATCAATCGCCAGGGTTTATACAATGACGTATGGCAAGCCTTTGCAGTCCTTTTACCAATTCGTAGCGTTGGTGTCATGGGCGACCAGAGAACTTATGCTTATCCAATTGTTCTACGTCTCGTTACCAGCGAAGATGGGATGACGGCAGATTGGGCAAGAGTTCCTTACGATTTATTGGAATTAATTTCTAACCGGATTGTGAATGAAGTCAAGGGCGTAAATCGTGTTGTTTACGATATTACTTCTAAGCCACCTGGAACCATCGAATGGGAATAG
- a CDS encoding winged helix-turn-helix transcriptional regulator: protein MQSRQYDYRYGCSVEATLDVIGGRWKGVILFHLMEGTKRFNELQRLVQGCTQRMLTLQLRELEKDGVVKRTVYAEVPPKVEYSLTEFGRSLEPILLMMRDWGDRYVSQLVEQKSKVGVGFD, encoded by the coding sequence ATGCAAAGCAGACAATACGATTATCGCTACGGTTGTTCTGTAGAAGCAACATTAGATGTGATTGGTGGTCGCTGGAAAGGCGTGATTCTGTTTCATCTAATGGAGGGAACCAAACGTTTTAACGAACTTCAACGTTTAGTACAAGGTTGCACTCAAAGAATGTTGACTTTGCAGTTACGCGAATTAGAAAAAGATGGTGTGGTTAAGCGTACTGTTTATGCTGAAGTGCCACCGAAAGTAGAATACTCTTTAACCGAATTTGGTCGCAGTTTAGAACCAATTTTACTAATGATGCGCGATTGGGGCGATCGCTATGTGAGTCAGTTGGTAGAGCAAAAGTCAAAAGTAGGGGTGGGTTTTGACTAA
- a CDS encoding zinc-dependent alcohol dehydrogenase family protein, with translation MKAYEIQNDKPELDALTLVERPQPQPKAGQVLVKMKAASLNYRDLLVAKGTYGSPSVNPIVPLSDGAGEVVAVGESVTRVKVGDRVAGIFMQSFISGELTLEKANSALGGAIDGVLAEYVVFDEQGVVKIPAHLSYEEAATLPCAAVTAWNAMIAEGQLKAGDTVLLQGTGGVSLFGLQFAKMMGARVILTSSSDEKLDRAMQLGADVGINYKTTPDWDEKVEKLTDGRGVDLVVEVGGSGTLSKSLRAVRYGGKVATIGVLTGMMGNVSTGSILFKHIRVQGIYVGSRDLFEDMNRGISLHEIKPIIDRVFPFHETRAALTYLESGAHFGKVCISL, from the coding sequence ATGAAAGCTTATGAAATCCAGAACGACAAGCCAGAATTGGATGCTTTAACATTAGTAGAACGTCCGCAGCCGCAACCCAAAGCCGGACAAGTTTTGGTCAAAATGAAGGCTGCATCGCTCAATTATCGAGATTTACTCGTTGCAAAAGGGACTTATGGTTCCCCATCAGTTAATCCAATAGTGCCACTGTCTGACGGTGCGGGAGAAGTTGTTGCTGTGGGAGAAAGTGTGACGCGAGTAAAGGTGGGCGATCGCGTTGCAGGCATTTTCATGCAATCATTCATATCAGGGGAATTGACACTAGAAAAAGCGAATTCTGCCCTTGGTGGTGCGATCGATGGTGTATTAGCAGAGTACGTTGTCTTTGACGAACAGGGAGTTGTCAAAATTCCCGCACACCTATCTTATGAAGAAGCTGCAACTTTACCTTGTGCTGCTGTTACAGCTTGGAACGCAATGATAGCAGAGGGACAGCTTAAGGCAGGTGATACCGTGCTGCTACAAGGAACCGGAGGCGTATCGCTGTTTGGTTTGCAATTCGCCAAGATGATGGGCGCACGGGTTATTCTAACTAGCAGTAGTGATGAGAAATTAGACCGTGCCATGCAGCTAGGTGCAGATGTAGGCATTAATTACAAAACTACACCCGACTGGGATGAAAAAGTCGAGAAATTGACGGATGGTAGGGGTGTAGATTTGGTTGTAGAAGTTGGGGGATCGGGAACGCTGTCAAAATCTCTTCGTGCCGTGCGCTACGGTGGTAAAGTGGCTACGATCGGCGTGCTTACAGGTATGATGGGAAATGTCAGCACTGGTTCAATCCTGTTCAAACATATCCGAGTCCAAGGTATTTATGTAGGCTCTCGCGATTTATTTGAAGACATGAATCGCGGTATTAGCCTGCACGAAATAAAACCAATTATAGATCGAGTCTTTCCATTCCACGAAACCAGAGCAGCACTAACCTACCTCGAAAGCGGCGCACACTTCGGTAAAGTTTGTATAAGCCTGTAA
- a CDS encoding phenylpyruvate tautomerase MIF-related protein translates to MPLIKVQTSIATPVESDVEALLKSLSSMLAKHTGKPESYVMTAFEPDVPMTFAGTLDPVCYIEVKSVGTMKPEQTKAMSQDFCQQINQALGVDKNRIYIEFNDAKGYMWGWNSSTFG, encoded by the coding sequence ATGCCATTAATTAAAGTTCAAACTTCGATCGCGACTCCTGTTGAATCTGATGTGGAAGCTTTGCTGAAAAGCCTATCTTCTATGTTGGCAAAGCATACGGGTAAACCAGAATCATACGTGATGACGGCGTTTGAACCTGATGTACCGATGACTTTTGCTGGAACGTTAGATCCAGTTTGCTACATAGAAGTAAAAAGCGTCGGAACGATGAAGCCAGAACAAACCAAGGCAATGAGTCAGGACTTTTGCCAGCAGATTAACCAAGCGTTAGGTGTAGACAAAAACCGCATCTATATTGAATTCAACGACGCGAAAGGTTATATGTGGGGCTGGAATAGCTCGACTTTTGGATAG
- a CDS encoding flavin reductase family protein encodes MLDEQAKKTMLRKIPHGLYVCGVKDGEDVNGFTASWIMQASFKPPLIVNCVKQDSKSHEMIKTSGVFAISFLDAEQKDIAQKFFQPQRRVGNKFDDIEFYIGETGCPILTDSLGYVECQVVGAVEKGDHTVYVGEVIAAGVHREGDSLRLETTGWQYGG; translated from the coding sequence TTGCTAGACGAACAAGCCAAGAAAACCATGCTGCGGAAAATTCCGCACGGACTTTATGTATGTGGTGTGAAGGATGGAGAAGATGTCAATGGCTTCACCGCTAGCTGGATCATGCAGGCTTCTTTTAAACCACCTTTAATAGTCAATTGTGTCAAACAAGACTCCAAATCCCACGAGATGATCAAAACCAGTGGGGTATTTGCAATCAGTTTTCTCGATGCCGAACAAAAAGATATAGCCCAAAAATTCTTTCAACCCCAACGACGAGTAGGCAACAAATTCGACGATATCGAGTTTTATATCGGCGAAACGGGGTGTCCGATCCTGACTGACTCTTTAGGCTACGTTGAATGTCAAGTTGTCGGTGCAGTGGAAAAAGGCGACCATACAGTTTATGTTGGCGAAGTCATCGCTGCTGGCGTTCACCGCGAAGGAGACTCGCTGCGCTTAGAGACAACCGGCTGGCAGTATGGAGGCTAG